A section of the Dioscorea rotundata plastid, complete genome genome encodes:
- the rpoB gene encoding RNA polymerase beta subunit, which yields MIRDGNEGMYTIPGFNQIQFEGFCRFINQGLMEELHKFPKIEDTDQEIEFQLFVETYQLVEPLINERDAVYESLTYSSELYVPAGLIWKTNRAIQEQTIFIGNIPLMNSLGTSIINGIYRIVINQILQNPGVYYRSELDHNGISVYTSTIISDWGGRLELEIDRKARIWARVSRKQKISILVLLSAMGSNLREILDNVCYPEIFLSFPNDKEKKKIGSKENAILEFYQQFACVGGDPVFSESLCKELQKKFFQQRCELGRIGRRNTNQRLNLDIPQKNTFLLPRDVLAAADHLIRMKFGMGTLDDMNHLKNKRIRSVADLLQDQFGLALVRLENGVRGTICGAIRHKLIPNPQNLVTSTSLTTTYESFFGLHPLSQVLDRTNPLTQIAHGRRLSYLGPGGLTGRTASFRIRDIHPSHYGRICPIDTSEGINVGLIGSLAIHVRIGHWGSIESPFYEISERSKKAQMIYLSPSRDEYYMVAAGNSLALNRGIQEEQVVPARYRQEFLTIAWEQIHLRSIFPFQYFSIGASLIPFIEHNDANRALMSSNMQRQAVPLSRSEKCIVGTGLERQTALDSGVSAIAEREGKIIYTDTHKIIFSSNGDTMSIPLVMYQRSNKNTCMHQKPQVPRGKCIKKGQILADGATTVGGELALGKNVLVAHMPWEGYNSEDAVLISERLVYEDIYTSFYIRKYEIQTHVTSQGPERITKEIPHLEDRLLRNLDRNGIVMLGSWIETGDILVGKLTPQTATESSYAPEDRLLRAILGIQVSTAKETSLKLSIGGRGRVIDVRWIQKRGGSIYNPEMIRVYISQKREIRVGDKVAGRHGNKGIISKILPRQDMPYLQDGTPVDMVFNPLGVPSRMNVGQIFECSLGLAGDLLKRHYRIAPFDERYEQEASRKLVFSELYSASKQTKNPWVFEPEYPGKSRIFDGRTGDPFEQPVLIGKPYILKLIHQVDDKIHGRSSGHYALVTQQPLRGRAKQGGQRVGEMEVWALEGFGVAHILQEMLTYKSDHIRARQEVLGATIVGGTVPNPEDAPESFRLLVRELRSLALELNHFLVSEKNFQINRKEA from the coding sequence ATGATTCGGGATGGAAATGAGGGAATGTACACAATACCTGGATTTAATCAGATCCAATTTGAGGGATTTTGTAGGTTCATTAATCAGGGCTTGATGGAAGAACTTCATAAGTTTCCAAAAATTGAAGATACAGATCAAGAAATTGAATTTCAATTATTTGTGGAAACATATCAATTGGTAGAACCCTTGATAAACGAAAGAGATGCTGTGTATGAATCACTCACATATTCTTCTGAATTATATGTACCCGCGGGATTAATTTGGAAAACGAATAGAGCTATACAAGAACAAACCATTTTTATTGGAAACATTCCTTTAATGAATTCGTTGGGAACTTCTATAATAAATGGAATATACAGAATTGTAATCAATCAAATATTGCAAAATCCCGGTGTTTACTACCGTTCAGAATTAGACCATAACGGAATTTCTGTTTATACCAGTACTATAATATCAGATTGGGGAGGACGATTGGAATTAGAAATTGATAGAAAAGCGAGGATATGGGCGCGCGTGAGTAGGAAACAAAAAATATCTATTCTAGTTCTATTATCGGCTATGGGTTCGAATCTAAGAGAAATTCTAGATAATGTTTGTTACCCTGAAATTTTCTTGTCTTTCCCAAATGATAAGGAAAAAAAAAAGATTGGGTCAAAAGAAAATGCTATTTTGGAGTTTTATCAACAATTTGCTTGTGTAGGCGGGGATCCCGTATTTTCTGAGTCCTTATGTAAGGAATTACAAAAGAAATTTTTTCAACAAAGATGTGAATTAGGAAGGATTGGTCGACGAAATACGAATCAGAGACTGAATCTTGATATACCCCAGAAGAATACATTTTTGTTACCACGAGATGTATTAGCTGCTGCGGATCATTTGATCCGAATGAAATTTGGAATGGGTACGCTTGACGATATGAATCACTTGAAAAATAAACGTATTCGTTCTGTAGCGGATCTGTTACAGGATCAATTCGGATTGGCTCTTGTTCGTTTAGAAAATGGGGTTCGAGGAACTATATGTGGGGCAATCAGGCATAAATTGATACCGAATCCTCAAAATTTGGTAACTTCAACTTCATTAACAACCACTTATGAATCGTTTTTTGGCCTACACCCTTTATCTCAAGTTTTGGATCGGACTAATCCATTGACCCAAATTGCTCATGGGCGTAGGTTGAGTTATTTGGGTCCTGGGGGGTTGACAGGGCGAACTGCTAGTTTTCGGATACGAGATATCCACCCTAGTCACTATGGACGTATTTGCCCAATTGATACGTCTGAAGGAATCAATGTTGGACTTATTGGATCTTTAGCTATTCATGTAAGGATTGGTCATTGGGGATCTATAGAGAGTCCCTTTTATGAAATATCTGAGAGATCAAAAAAGGCACAGATGATTTATTTATCGCCAAGTAGAGACGAATATTATATGGTAGCAGCAGGAAATTCTTTGGCCTTGAACCGGGGTATTCAAGAAGAACAGGTTGTGCCAGCTCGATACCGTCAAGAATTCCTAACTATTGCATGGGAACAGATTCATCTTAGAAGCATCTTTCCCTTCCAATATTTTTCTATTGGAGCTTCTCTGATTCCTTTTATTGAGCATAATGATGCAAATCGAGCTTTAATGAGTTCTAATATGCAACGCCAAGCAGTTCCGCTTTCTCGATCGGAAAAGTGTATTGTTGGAACTGGACTGGAACGTCAAACGGCTCTAGATTCTGGGGTTTCAGCTATAGCCGAACGGGAGGGAAAGATCATTTATACTGATACTCACAAGATCATTTTCTCAAGTAATGGAGACACTATGAGCATTCCATTAGTTATGTATCAACGTTCTAACAAAAATACATGTATGCATCAAAAACCTCAGGTTCCGAGGGGTAAATGCATTAAAAAGGGACAAATTTTAGCAGACGGTGCGACTACAGTTGGTGGGGAACTCGCTTTAGGAAAAAACGTATTAGTAGCTCATATGCCATGGGAAGGTTACAATTCTGAAGACGCAGTACTAATTAGTGAACGTTTAGTATATGAAGATATTTATACTTCTTTTTACATTCGGAAATATGAAATTCAGACTCATGTGACAAGCCAAGGTCCTGAAAGAATCACTAAGGAAATACCACATTTAGAGGATCGCTTACTCCGCAATTTAGACAGAAATGGAATTGTGATGCTTGGATCTTGGATAGAAACAGGTGATATTTTAGTAGGTAAATTAACGCCTCAGACAGCGACCGAATCGTCGTATGCTCCGGAAGATAGATTATTACGAGCCATACTCGGCATTCAGGTATCCACTGCAAAAGAAACTTCTCTAAAATTATCTATAGGTGGAAGGGGCCGAGTTATTGATGTGAGATGGATTCAGAAAAGGGGTGGTTCCATTTATAATCCAGAGATGATTCGTGTATATATTTCACAAAAACGTGAAATCAGAGTAGGTGATAAAGTAGCCGGAAGACATGGGAATAAAGGTATCATTTCCAAAATTTTGCCTAGGCAAGATATGCCCTATTTGCAAGATGGAACACCTGTTGATATGGTCTTCAACCCATTAGGAGTACCCTCACGAATGAATGTAGGACAGATATTTGAATGCTCACTCGGGTTAGCGGGGGATCTGCTAAAAAGACATTATAGAATAGCACCTTTTGATGAGAGATATGAGCAAGAGGCTTCGAGAAAACTAGTGTTTTCTGAATTATATTCAGCCAGTAAGCAAACAAAAAATCCATGGGTATTTGAACCCGAGTATCCGGGAAAAAGCAGAATATTTGATGGAAGAACAGGGGATCCTTTTGAACAACCTGTTCTAATAGGAAAACCCTATATCTTGAAATTAATCCATCAAGTTGATGATAAAATCCATGGGCGTTCCAGTGGACATTACGCACTTGTTACACAACAACCCCTTAGAGGAAGGGCCAAACAAGGGGGACAACGAGTAGGAGAAATGGAAGTTTGGGCTCTAGAGGGATTTGGTGTTGCTCATATTTTACAAGAGATGCTTACTTATAAATCTGATCATATTAGAGCTCGTCAAGAGGTACTTGGTGCTACAATTGTTGGAGGAACAGTACCTAACCCCGAAGATGCTCCAGAATCCTTTCGATTGCTCGTTCGAGAACTACGATCTTTGGCTCTGGAACTGAATCATTTCCTCGTATCTGAAAAGAATTTCCAGATTAATAGGAAGGAAGCTTGA
- the petN gene encoding cytochrome b6/f complex subunit VIII: MDIVSLAWAALMVVFSFSLSLVVWGRSGL, translated from the coding sequence ATGGATATAGTAAGTCTCGCTTGGGCTGCTTTAATGGTGGTCTTTTCCTTTTCCCTTTCACTTGTAGTATGGGGAAGGAGTGGACTCTAG
- the psbM gene encoding photosystem II protein M has protein sequence MEVNILAFIATALFILVPTAFLLIIYVKTVSQND, from the coding sequence ATGGAAGTAAATATTCTCGCATTTATTGCTACTGCACTCTTTATTCTAGTTCCTACTGCTTTTTTACTTATCATCTACGTAAAAACAGTTAGTCAAAATGATTAA
- the psbD gene encoding photosystem II protein D2, which produces MTLTLGKFTKEENDLFDIMDDWLRRDRFVFVGWSGLLLFPCAYFALGGWFTGTTFVTSWYTHGLASSYLEGCNFLTAAVSTPANSLAHSLLLLWGPEAQGDFTRWCQLGGLWTFVALHGAFALIGFMLRQFELARSVQLRPYNAIAFSAPIAVFVSVFLIYPLGQSGWFFAPSFGVAAIFRFILFFQGFHNWTLNPFHMMGVAGVLGAALLCAIHGATVENTLFEDGDGANTFRAFNPTQAEETYSMVTANRFWSQIFGVAFSNKRWLHFFMLFVPVTGLWMSALGVVGLALNLRAYDFVSQEIRAAEDPEFETFYTKNILLNEGIRAWMAAQDQPHENLIFPEEVLPRGNAL; this is translated from the coding sequence ATGACTCTAACCCTTGGTAAATTTACCAAAGAAGAAAATGATTTATTTGATATTATGGATGATTGGTTACGCAGAGACCGTTTCGTTTTTGTGGGTTGGTCCGGTCTATTGCTCTTTCCTTGTGCTTATTTCGCTTTAGGAGGTTGGTTCACAGGTACAACTTTTGTAACTTCGTGGTATACCCATGGATTGGCCAGTTCCTATTTGGAAGGTTGTAATTTCTTAACCGCTGCAGTTTCTACTCCTGCGAATAGTTTAGCACATTCTTTGTTGCTACTATGGGGTCCCGAAGCACAAGGAGATTTTACTCGTTGGTGTCAATTAGGCGGTCTGTGGACTTTTGTAGCTCTCCATGGTGCTTTCGCACTAATAGGTTTTATGTTACGTCAATTTGAACTTGCTCGATCTGTTCAATTACGACCTTATAATGCAATCGCATTCTCTGCTCCAATTGCTGTTTTTGTTTCTGTATTCCTGATTTATCCACTAGGTCAGTCTGGTTGGTTCTTTGCGCCCAGTTTTGGCGTAGCAGCTATATTTCGATTCATCCTCTTCTTCCAAGGGTTTCATAATTGGACGTTGAACCCATTTCATATGATGGGAGTTGCCGGAGTATTAGGCGCTGCTTTGCTATGCGCTATTCATGGTGCTACCGTAGAAAATACTTTGTTCGAAGATGGCGACGGTGCAAACACCTTCCGTGCTTTTAACCCAACTCAAGCTGAAGAGACTTATTCAATGGTGACTGCTAACCGCTTTTGGTCCCAAATCTTTGGGGTTGCTTTTTCCAATAAACGTTGGTTACATTTCTTTATGTTATTTGTACCAGTAACCGGTTTATGGATGAGTGCTCTTGGGGTAGTTGGTCTGGCTCTGAACCTACGTGCCTATGACTTCGTTTCCCAAGAAATCCGTGCAGCAGAAGATCCGGAATTTGAGACTTTCTACACCAAAAATATTCTCTTAAATGAAGGTATTCGTGCTTGGATGGCAGCTCAGGATCAGCCTCATGAAAACCTTATATTCCCTGAGGAGGTTCTACCCCGTGGAAACGCTCTTTAA
- the psbC gene encoding photosystem II 44 kDa protein has protein sequence MKTLYSLRRFYPVETLFNGTLALAGRDQETTGFAWWAGNARLINLSGKLLGAHVAHAGLIVFWAGAMNLFEVAHFVPEKPMYEQGLILLPHLATLGWGVGPGGEVIDTFPYFVSGVLHLISSAVLGFGGIYHALLGPETLEESFPFFGYVWKDRNKMTTILGIHLILLGIGAFLLVLKALYFGGVYDTWAPGGGDVRKITNLTLSPSVIFGYLLKSPFGGEGWIVSVDDLEDIIGGHVWLGSICIFGGIWHILTKPFAWARRAFVWSGEAYLSYSLGALSVFGFIACCFVWFNNTAYPSEFYGPTGPEASQAQAFTFLVRDQRLGANVGSAQGPTGLGKYLMRSPTGEVIFGGETMRFWDLRAPWLEPLRGPNGLDLGRLKKDIQPWQERRSAEYMTHAPLGSLNSVGGVATEINAVNYVSPRSWLATSHFVLGFFLFVGHLWHAGRARAAAAGFEKGIDRDLEPVLSMTPLS, from the coding sequence ATGAAAACCTTATATTCCCTGAGGAGGTTCTACCCCGTGGAAACGCTCTTTAATGGAACTTTAGCTTTAGCTGGTCGTGACCAAGAAACTACCGGTTTCGCTTGGTGGGCCGGGAATGCCAGACTTATAAATTTGTCTGGTAAACTACTTGGGGCTCACGTAGCCCATGCCGGATTAATCGTATTCTGGGCCGGAGCAATGAACCTATTTGAAGTGGCTCATTTCGTACCAGAGAAACCCATGTATGAACAGGGATTGATTTTACTTCCCCATCTAGCTACTCTGGGTTGGGGGGTAGGTCCGGGGGGGGAAGTTATAGACACCTTTCCCTACTTTGTATCTGGAGTACTTCACTTAATTTCTTCTGCAGTCTTAGGCTTTGGGGGTATTTATCATGCACTTCTCGGACCTGAGACTCTTGAAGAATCCTTTCCATTCTTCGGTTATGTATGGAAAGATAGAAATAAAATGACTACAATTTTAGGTATTCACTTAATTTTGTTGGGTATAGGTGCTTTTCTTCTAGTACTCAAAGCTCTTTATTTTGGTGGTGTATATGATACTTGGGCCCCGGGGGGAGGAGATGTAAGAAAAATTACCAACTTGACCCTTAGCCCAAGCGTTATATTTGGTTATTTACTAAAATCCCCTTTTGGGGGAGAAGGTTGGATTGTTAGTGTGGACGATTTAGAAGATATAATTGGGGGGCATGTATGGTTAGGTTCTATTTGTATATTTGGCGGAATTTGGCATATCTTAACCAAACCCTTTGCATGGGCTCGCCGTGCATTTGTATGGTCTGGAGAGGCTTACTTGTCTTATAGTTTAGGTGCTTTATCTGTCTTTGGTTTCATCGCTTGTTGTTTCGTCTGGTTTAATAATACCGCCTATCCTAGTGAATTTTACGGACCCACCGGACCAGAAGCTTCTCAAGCTCAGGCATTTACTTTTCTAGTTAGAGACCAACGTCTGGGGGCTAACGTGGGATCTGCCCAAGGACCTACTGGGTTAGGTAAATATCTAATGCGGTCCCCGACCGGAGAGGTTATTTTTGGAGGAGAAACTATGCGTTTTTGGGATCTACGTGCTCCTTGGTTGGAACCCCTAAGGGGTCCCAATGGTTTGGACTTGGGTAGACTGAAAAAAGACATACAACCTTGGCAAGAACGACGTTCGGCGGAATATATGACCCATGCTCCCTTAGGTTCTTTAAATTCCGTGGGTGGCGTTGCTACTGAGATCAATGCAGTCAATTATGTCTCTCCTAGAAGTTGGTTGGCTACCTCTCATTTTGTTCTAGGATTCTTCCTATTTGTGGGACATTTGTGGCATGCGGGAAGGGCCCGTGCAGCTGCAGCAGGATTTGAAAAAGGAATCGATCGTGATTTGGAACCTGTTCTTTCCATGACCCCTCTTAGCTGA
- the psbZ gene encoding photosystem II protein Z: protein MTIAFQLAVFALIATSSILLISVPVVFASSDGWSSKKNVVFSGTSLWIGLVFLVAILNSLIS, encoded by the coding sequence ATGACTATTGCTTTCCAATTAGCTGTTTTTGCATTAATTGCGACTTCATCAATCTTACTAATTAGTGTACCCGTTGTATTTGCCTCTTCTGATGGTTGGTCAAGTAAAAAAAATGTTGTATTTTCAGGTACATCATTATGGATTGGATTAGTCTTTCTAGTAGCTATCCTTAATTCTCTCATCTCTTGA
- the rps14 gene encoding ribosomal protein S14 yields the protein MARKSLIHREKKRQKLEQKYQLIRRSSKKEISKVLPLSEKWKIHRKLQSSPRNSTPIRLHRRCFLTGRPRANYRDFGLSGHILREMVYACLLPGAIRSSW from the coding sequence ATGGCAAGAAAAAGTTTGATTCATAGGGAGAAGAAACGGCAGAAACTGGAACAGAAATATCAGTTGATTCGTCGATCCTCAAAAAAAGAAATAAGCAAAGTTCTACCGTTGAGTGAAAAATGGAAAATTCATAGGAAATTGCAATCGTCACCACGTAATAGTACACCTATACGTCTTCATCGACGTTGTTTTTTGACTGGAAGACCTAGAGCTAACTATCGAGACTTTGGGCTATCCGGACACATACTTCGTGAAATGGTTTATGCATGTTTGTTACCGGGCGCAATAAGATCAAGTTGGTAA
- the psaB gene encoding photosystem I P700 chlorophyll a apoprotein A2, translated as MALRFPRFSQGLAQDPTTRRIWFGIATAHDFESHDDITEERLYQNIFASHFGQLAIIFLWTSGNLFHVAWQGNFESWIQDPLHVRPIAHAIWDPHFGQPAVEAFTRGGAIGPVNIAYSGVYQWWYTIGLRTNEDLYTGALFLLCLSAISLIAGWLHLQPKWKPSLSWFKNAESRLNHHLSGLFGVSSLAWAGHLVHVAIPGSRGEYVRWNNFLNVLPHPQGLEPLLTGQWNLYAQNPDSSSHLFGTSKGAGTAILTLLGGFHPQTQSLWLTDIAHHHLAIAFLFLVAGHMYRTNFGIGHSIKDLLEAHIPPGGRLGRGHKGLYDTINNSIHFQLGLALASLGVITSLVAQHMYSLPAYAFIAQDFTTQAALYTHHQYIAGFIMTGAFAHGAIFFIRDYNPEQNEDNVLARMLDHKEAIISHLSWASLFLGFHTLGLYVHNDVMLAFGTPEKQILIEPIFAQWIQSAHGKTSYGFDVLLSSTNGPAFNAGRSIWLPGWLNAVNENSNSLFLTIGPGDFLVHHAIALGLHTTTLILVKGALDARGSKLMPDKKDFGYSFPCDGPGRGGTCDISAWDAFYLAVFWMLNTIGWVTFYWHWKHITLWQGNVSQFNESSTYLMGWLRDYLWLNSSQLINGYNPFGMNSLSVWAWMFLFGHLVWATGFMFLISWRGYWQELIETLAWAHERTPLANLIRWRDKPVALSIVQARLVGLAHFSVGYIFTYAAFLIASTSGKFG; from the coding sequence ATGGCATTAAGATTTCCAAGGTTTAGCCAAGGCTTAGCTCAGGACCCCACTACTCGTCGTATTTGGTTTGGTATTGCTACTGCACATGACTTCGAGAGTCATGATGATATTACTGAGGAACGTCTTTATCAGAACATTTTTGCTTCTCATTTTGGGCAGTTAGCAATAATTTTTCTGTGGACGTCCGGAAATCTGTTTCATGTAGCTTGGCAAGGAAATTTTGAGTCATGGATACAGGACCCCTTACATGTAAGACCTATTGCTCATGCAATTTGGGATCCTCATTTTGGTCAACCCGCTGTAGAGGCCTTTACTCGAGGAGGTGCTATAGGCCCCGTGAATATTGCTTATTCCGGTGTTTATCAGTGGTGGTATACAATCGGATTACGCACCAATGAAGATCTTTATACTGGAGCTCTTTTTCTATTATGTCTTTCTGCTATATCTTTAATAGCAGGTTGGTTACACCTACAACCCAAATGGAAACCCAGCCTTTCGTGGTTTAAAAATGCCGAATCTCGCCTCAATCATCATTTGTCAGGACTTTTCGGAGTAAGTTCCTTGGCTTGGGCAGGACATTTAGTTCATGTTGCTATCCCCGGATCCCGGGGGGAGTACGTCAGATGGAATAATTTCTTAAACGTATTACCACATCCCCAAGGGTTGGAACCCCTTCTTACGGGTCAGTGGAATCTTTATGCCCAAAACCCTGATTCCAGCAGTCATTTATTTGGTACCTCCAAGGGGGCGGGAACTGCCATTCTAACTCTTCTTGGGGGATTCCATCCACAAACGCAAAGTTTATGGCTGACCGATATTGCTCATCATCATTTAGCCATTGCATTTCTTTTTCTCGTTGCTGGCCATATGTATAGAACTAACTTCGGGATTGGGCACAGTATCAAAGATCTTTTAGAAGCACATATTCCTCCCGGGGGTCGATTAGGACGTGGGCATAAAGGTCTTTATGACACAATCAATAATTCGATTCATTTTCAATTAGGTCTTGCTCTAGCCTCTTTAGGGGTTATTACTTCCTTAGTAGCTCAACACATGTACTCTTTACCTGCTTATGCATTCATAGCACAAGACTTTACTACTCAAGCTGCGTTATATACTCATCACCAATACATCGCAGGGTTCATCATGACAGGAGCCTTTGCTCATGGAGCTATATTCTTCATTAGAGATTACAATCCGGAACAGAATGAAGATAATGTATTGGCAAGAATGCTAGACCATAAAGAAGCTATCATATCTCATTTAAGTTGGGCCAGCTTGTTTCTGGGATTCCATACTTTGGGACTTTATGTTCATAACGACGTCATGCTCGCTTTTGGTACTCCGGAAAAACAAATCTTGATTGAACCCATATTTGCCCAATGGATACAATCCGCTCATGGTAAGACTTCATATGGGTTCGATGTACTCTTATCTTCAACGAATGGCCCAGCATTCAATGCGGGTCGAAGCATATGGTTACCTGGTTGGTTGAATGCTGTTAATGAGAATAGTAATTCACTCTTCTTAACAATAGGTCCTGGAGATTTCTTGGTCCATCATGCTATTGCTCTAGGTTTGCATACAACTACATTGATTTTAGTAAAAGGTGCTTTAGATGCACGTGGTTCCAAGCTAATGCCAGATAAAAAGGATTTTGGTTATAGTTTTCCTTGCGACGGCCCAGGACGTGGCGGTACTTGTGATATTTCCGCTTGGGATGCATTTTATTTGGCAGTTTTCTGGATGTTAAATACCATTGGATGGGTTACTTTTTATTGGCATTGGAAACACATCACATTATGGCAGGGTAACGTTTCACAATTTAATGAATCCTCCACTTATTTGATGGGATGGTTAAGGGATTATCTATGGTTGAACTCTTCACAACTTATCAATGGATATAACCCTTTTGGTATGAATAGTTTATCGGTATGGGCGTGGATGTTCTTATTTGGGCATCTTGTTTGGGCTACTGGATTTATGTTCTTAATTTCCTGGCGTGGTTATTGGCAAGAATTGATTGAAACTTTAGCATGGGCTCATGAACGCACACCTTTGGCTAATTTAATTCGGTGGAGAGATAAGCCAGTGGCTCTTTCCATTGTTCAAGCAAGATTGGTTGGATTAGCCCATTTTTCCGTAGGTTATATATTTACTTATGCAGCTTTCTTGATTGCCTCTACATCTGGAAAATTTGGTTAA